The segment AGAGCGTGGGAGGGCTAGTCGCCCTCTGATctcatttgactcttaaaaagtgaattggaactttcaatttccacgaaatgagccctctctgaggTTTATACGAGCAAcgttctataagaaccatatatgcccccaggataacttaaaaaaacacacCCCCAGGCCCTGAGGTTTGTGTCGACCCAGGAGTTTTTGTTGAATGatcttttaacaatttttaacaagatggatatctcaaaatttttatacgaTGCATTTGGGGAGAAAAGGGCGTTGGGGGTGGCTAGtagccctccgatctcttttgactcttgaaaaggccACCAGAACTTCTGATTCAAACCAAATGAgtcccttctgaagtttatgcgatgaccccttccatatgaaatgcctttgggaaaaaaataatgaaacattAGAGCCGTATGGCCTTTGCTATAAGCAATGCCATAGCATCGCCTCTGATTgcgctaaaaagaaaaactaattttcatatattttatgaaaataaaaaagatagaatAAGATCTAATGTcttctttaataaaatatttcaacatGAATAAGAAAGACTCTGAGCGTGTTGTCGATTtcacctcttttttttctctcacctTCTTGCACACATTCTTAGGGTCCCTATTAGGGTTTAAGTAATATCTACATGAAAACTATGATGCTAGTAATAACAACGTTTCTTTAGGATTTTTATCACTGAACTATGCAGAGTTACTTCCAAACGAGAAGATAGGGAACAGTTGACCAAATAATATACGGAATTTCAGTTGATGGCTAAAAATGTTCAGTCTTTTAGAATCTTGGTCAATGATCAACGGAATTACAACCAAAGAAAATGTGGTGAGAGTTCTCAGAAGTCAGAATGCAATTTCTTCAAAGAGAAGAATGGTAGATACCCCAATCAAAATATCAGCATTAAGTATAATAGCTCCAATTTTCAGCTTATAATACATCATGTTGGAGTCATTAGATTTGAATGGAGGAAGAACAAATCCATGCTATAAAATTTTTGCTCAAGCCCCAACTACATCTCAAAAACTTGAGGTCCTGATATTTCTTGGAAAAAAGATTTCTAATGTCTTATTATCTAAACCTTTTCTACaatgctattaaaaaaatacatgtgaATGTGCCAATTAGTCTGATTGATCTTAGCACCATTTACATTGATTTATAGGTAAACATGACTtatgatttttttggaaaatcccGCAAATGTGATAGGAGAAATTGTTAATAAAGCCCTTGTTAtatgaaaaattcaaacagtGGACAACTTAAGGCATAACCCCTGATACTGTTTACGATATTTTCTTTGAGCATTCAATTtgtcctttattttatttcgtcTTTCAGTCCATTACTTTTTCAAGATGTCGATTTTTGCTACGAATCTTCAgatcaaaaaaatttatctatctatatattagTTATAACTGTATCTAACACCATTTTATTACGAAATTCCAAatacaaggtaaaaaaaaataataataacggAACCAGAAATATAACATCATAGACCATCACCTTTAAGGTAGGTTATATCTTAAATagaagacattaaaaaatagaGCTAATAAAAGATCTAAAACCATAGGCATTTCAAgcaatatttaatcaaacataataataaaaaaaaaaaaattccgcgTAAATTTCTCTTTGCTTTGTTCTCGTCAACTCACGAAGAATAAAATAGAAGGTAACAAACTTCTTTGACTTATTACCTCTTTACTTaactattaattaaattttaagcacCATGAAAAGCCATTTCGGCTTTTCGTAAAATTCGTAaaattttacgaatttttttattaattttcttaagcATAAGACCGAAATTTCAATATATAGCAGAAAACTCCATAAAGTAATCCGTTTTAAAGCCACAAACTTTATATTTACAGGTATTGTCACCGAATATCAATTTTTACTAACACTGAAAAAGTTAAGTTGcttttgaaaacaatagaaataaaaatacttcaaggAAAGTTTGATACTGAAGACACAGCAGCACTACAACCCAGGAATTATGAAAGAACTATCCTATGAAATTATAATTCATCCTTTACACTTTCATTGACTACTACAGGCTTAGGAATTTTGAATCTTCTTCAGCATTCAATAGAACTTCGTCACTACTTCTATTTCTTTCTTCACTAAAAACTTCttctttgatttgaaatttcgtAGTATTGTCTTTTCCTGCTTCTTCTACAGCACGTTTAACGTCGCTGAATATCTCATCAATTGTTACTTTAGTGCTCCAAGCTTTGATCACCCTCCCTTCAGGATTAACCAAATATTTGTAGAAATTCCATTCCGGATGTATAGATGATTGGGCTAGAATAAAAACGGAAGTTAATATTAGAAATGATCGGTTACCATTTCTAACGAATGTAGTCgtaagaaaaagattttttatattctactgctactactaaaaactcagtACGGCAAAAACCACCCAAGGCCAATACATTTGAACATATCGCTGCAATAAACAACTCCATTCAGTTTCGATCTTAGTTCACTCCCATGGTATTCTCGCGAAATCTTTACTTATTATCTCTTCCTACTAGAGGCCTTCAAGGGCATCTTGCTTTGCGTTTTGCTCCAGCTGGATTAACAAAAAGCAGAACTTTTGGTTGCATATAATTCTTCATTTATAAAACGTACCCAAGCATTCTTGACCTTCTTTTttcatcaaggaggcacactcgtgcctctataaagaggcgacccacgacaatgttaagcgatcttcggttccagtggtcgcagaggtatggggagggatgcatttcgtagcccgagctccaactaagaaacctgccaaatttcattcccctccaactttttcttcatggggaaaatctggccgaaagtttcgacccgtcaaccccagcccccctttaacgttgtccgatcgggctgaaattcacaagtttaGGTCCTCTAGGGCCCAgaagcttatccgcgaaatttcagattgatccgataactccttccctgttttccagaaaccacgcatatccacttaaatttcattttcttttttttcctaaacgcctacaggtcacagccgacatcggatctgggtgtacgaagactcattcgatgcggaattctccgagtaatttttcgggaaagtttcgtaggaaaatcttaaccccccgaaagtttcgaccccccaaccccccccccgttttaacgttgtccgatcgggctgaaattcacaagttaaggtcccctacggcccaggagcttatccacgaaatttcagctcgatccgataattccttccctgttttccagaaaccacgcattagctacctaattaacgcatttctctccataagagcccatgttaatttgaaatttttaaaagttcctgagaagttatatttacacgtATGCAAGTGATTATCTCAGTCGGTAGACCGttggacttttaatcctcgggtcaagggttcaagtcccttacgggtggttttttttcacaacatcaaacaaattttgataacacctggacagcttattatttgagagataacagaatattagcttcttatgagcaaaagaaacatttcggtcattctatctattttttttctattttatacaatgatttaaaagcggggggggggggggggttggggggcggcagcctcccaacttcctctcctaattcctgtacgaggagtataggaattattaaattacatccaccatggattgtagaaaaatgtacagaaataatatgaaaaaacttcgttttcttaaagagttaaagaggctgcgtcccaaagtcgaaccttaaaacgtacaggaattagaagaggcagttggggggctgccgcccaccaaaccccccgcttttaaagactcttttgtacaggttttttgtttttttgctaaccccccactcttggcttcggaaaggccctcttttaattaacaaaaaattgaaatgaatgaataatggaataacttcgaaaaatgttaaacacaagaggacaggagaaccattgcgccgaaactagtaattagtaacaatgaagtccccccacaaaaaaaactgtacaaaagagtctttaaaagcggggggtttggtgggcggcagccccccaactgcctcttctaattcctgtacgttttaaggttcgactttgggacgcagcctctatAACTCTTTAAGagaacgaagtttttttcatattatttatatcTTAACGTTACCAGGGAAACGGGATTCATTTATAAAACGTACCCAAGCTATCTTGAcgtgcttttttcatttatatcttaATGTTACTAGGACAATGGGATACATTATAAGATGTACTCAAGCCATATTGacgttcttttttcatttatatctttACGTTACCAGGAAAACAGGATTCATTTACAAAACGTACCCAAGCTATCTTGAcgtgcttttttcatttatatcttaATGTTACCAGGACAATGGGATTCATTTATAAGATGTACTCAAGCCATATTgacgttcttttttttatttatatctttacGTTACCAGGAAAACAGG is part of the Artemia franciscana chromosome 12, ASM3288406v1, whole genome shotgun sequence genome and harbors:
- the LOC136033688 gene encoding glutathione peroxidase 7-like, whose product is MQDILGFEYRFQVLAFPCNQFGEQERGTNYDIKNFLYGNYRVESPVFSKIDVIGDNSHPAFRNLVAQSSIHPEWNFYKYLVNPEGRVIKAWSTKVTIDEIFSDVKRAVEEAGKDNTTKFQIKEEVFSEERNRSSDEVLLNAEEDSKFLSL